The Henckelia pumila isolate YLH828 chromosome 2, ASM3356847v2, whole genome shotgun sequence genome includes a window with the following:
- the LOC140877896 gene encoding 3-isopropylmalate dehydrogenase, chloroplastic-like — protein sequence MEVFKVAGVPIEWEEHFVGKDIDARTQSFLTWESLESVRNNKVGLKGPMATPVGKGHRSLNLTLRKKLNLYANVRPCYSLPGYKTKYDDVDLITIRENTEGEYSGLEHQVVRGVVESLKIITRQGSLRVAEYAFHYAQTHGRKRVSAIHKANIMQKTDGLFLKVCLHTYAENLV from the exons ATGGAG GTATTTAAAGTTGCCGGTGTTCCAATTGAATGGGAAGAACACTTTGTGGGGAAGGACATAGATGCAAGAACTCAGAGTTTCCTGACATGGGAAAGTCTTGAATCTGTGAGAAATAATAAAGTTGGTTTAAAAGGACCTATGGCCACACCCGTTGGAAAAGGTCACCGGTCTCTTAATCTTACCTTGAGAAAAAAGCTTAATCTATATGCCAATGTGAGACCTTGTTACAGCCTACCTGGATACAAGACTAAGTATGATGATGTAGATCTCATAACTATTCGTGAAAACACAGAAGGAGAATACAGTGGACTTGAACACCAA GTGGTGAGGGGTGTTGTTGAAAGTCTTAAGATCATTACACGCCAAGGAAGTTTGAGAGTTGCAGAGTATGCTTTTCACTATGCCCAGACCCACGGACGTAAGAGAGTATCAGCAATACACAAAGCCAACATCATGCAGAAAACTGATGGTCTTTTCCTTAAGGTCTGCCTTCATACATATGCAGAAAACTTAGTATAg